CACCTTAATTAGTTGTAACAGTACAACTCTATATATATGCATGATTAATCTAGCTAACCGTTACAAGTAGGTGTTTGATTATTGGCATGATAATTAACGAAATGAAAGTACGCTGATGAACACATTGCACATGTGGCCAGTCTTGCATGCCAGCCTGCCCCGGAACCGTGCATGTGATGTGAGCCCTCTGCTCCGAGCTAGCTAGCAGGTCGCCCCCTTGCAATGATTCCACCGTTAGGGCTACTGACAGTTAGTCGTCGTGGACCCACCACTGACTAATCATTAAGCTACTAAGTACATACTGATTATTAATCAGCATCGATCTAGTAGAGCGTGTAAATTTAGGATTTACTGGTTCAGTACTTTTCTGCAGTTGCACTTGTTTTATTCACTGTCTAAGCGGGTCATGTTTTGAAGCAATTACTTGGGCATGCAATGCAGGTGGTTCTGGATAACGGCCTCGTCTGGACGACCTTGCCGTCACCTTCACTTCCCCGTCCCTCGGTCGAGTAGAAGGTAAAACCATGGGTTGTCAGCCATCGCGCCGTTTTTTGATGTGGATGGCCTTCGTGCCTCccattgttgatgtgtcggcctttgTGCCGTGAATGTGGGTGTTGGCCATCGAGCcgattttttttgcaggttttggaaacctccccgtacaggggaggttctgccgaaatttttaacttatacCCTTTTTTTTTGCAGAGCAAAGGACGTCAAAGGAGCTTCAGAGTAGTCGATTGTCCTCGTCGGCGCTGCGACTCTCCACTgccccgactcgccactgccccgctacccTGTCTCCACCGCCACCTTAGGTATAAACAACCTCTACTCCTGTATCTTTGTCGTAGACTGCGTaaaccagttaggcgtctcccgtccgaaagagatacggttggaggcatGCAGATCACTGTGTGTatctgaccgtatctgtttcggattgtccacgttttttggacagcccgcgtatgcgtagatgaggtcagtttccatgctccgctccgatCCGagccagaatttcggcagcacctccccattgttctccgaatacacaaacttctttgcaggacgtgtattgggagaacatcggagaggtgctgccgaaattctgtctcggataggagcggagcatggaaactgaccttATCTACGCatacgcgggtgggattaggatctatcctcacctattagacagtaggaacaccggcTAGGTGCAGTTGATGGTTACGTTACTCGGTGATGTATTTgtcaaaggatggaggaccgtcagtggatgtacacggggcgAAGAAGTCGAAACGATTACGACGTGGATTGGGTGAAGAGGACAGatgacttcttgaaacatgcatttggcgagGGTGTAGCTAAAgggcattctctagtttggtgtccgtgCAGCCACTGTGACAACAGGAGAAGGGTGGACAAGCagaccatgggtaaacatcttgtgtaccATGGTTATACGccgggctaccaccggtggatctaccatggtgaagccgatcgtatcagagaggaggtggtgagaccacgtctcgagccttttgatgatgatgctaggGTAGCAGACATGATAGATGACGCTCACCAAgctcagttcgctgaaggacgtgacaaggaggagatggaggcaaacGTAGAagccttctacaaaatgttggactcggcgTCTAAACCCCTTCACGAGCATACAAatatttctcagctggatgccattgggcGTGTGATGGggctgaaggccgagttaaacctgagtcgagaaggcttcgataagatgttgactgtgtttggcaccatgctaccgaaGAACCACATTGATATTGTTttgtttttgaattaaatatgttcaatttcatcttcataTATGTCAAACACTCGTTGacatgtaggtgattccctggtggtgccgagcgCATGCCGACGCCTGGACAATGATCGTGGCTAGGTGGTTCACGCCGGCCTACATAGAGAAGCACGAGTCTCAACGGGCACTGCGTATGCTCAGGCCAGCTgccactcaccatcaaggcagcaggAGTCTCCCCGGATTCAAATcggcatatgtaagtgatttttCTTCTATTTAGTTTCACGCTTAACGTATgcctgattgctcaccacctgccgcctttcTCGTAGGAGGCTGTGCACCCGGACGAGGATGTCTCGATGTTCacggcgtgggctatgtcccaccagACCAGGGTGGCCGGCGACGTCACCTGGGACCCGGCTGCCCCTCGCGAGGCATACTCTGACCctaacgtgtacactaaagtccaggaGTACACGTCGGCGGTACAGCAGTGGCACGGGCCAGAGTACGACGTCCGCACCGAGCCCATTGATGCCGAGGCCATCATGAGGCTCGGTGGCGGCAGGAAGCACGGCCGGACGTGGATTGCGAACGCCGCCATCGACCCCACCACTGTTCCCACTCTGAGCCAgctccgagcacagagcacgagttccagccagcccatacgctcacggCCTACTCCGACACTGCAGCGGGTCGATGCGCTCGAGGTAATtcttgttttactcgtcgtaaattaatattctcacacttgagttagttttgcattactgaaatattggagtgcaatattgcaggcccagaacAACGAGAAGACGGCGCAGATCACGGCCCTCACTGCTCGGCTGGAGGCTGAGCAGGCCGCTCGGGAGGCCCAGGAGGTCAGGATTGCAGAAATGATGCAAATCATGCAAGCTCTTGGGCAGAAGACGGGTGTGCCTGTGCAGATGTCAGCTCCTCCGCATCAGGTGCCGCACGCgtttgcagctactcctgtaagcgtTAAAGTTCACTTCTCGCTTGTGTGACATAGAAACCCAGAGAACACTAGCTACTGATTTGCTTGTATGACATAGAAACCCAGACAACACTAGCTATAAAAAATTTGATAGGTTTCTGTCTAAATACTAAAACTGTAGTCCTAGAATAATTACTGCAATCTCACATAAGCATATAATTgtttgtgcagcctcagtcggcgg
The nucleotide sequence above comes from Miscanthus floridulus cultivar M001 chromosome 18, ASM1932011v1, whole genome shotgun sequence. Encoded proteins:
- the LOC136524154 gene encoding uncharacterized protein, which encodes MFTAWAMSHQTRVAGDVTWDPAAPREAYSDPNVYTKVQEYTSAVQQWHGPEYDVRTEPIDAEAIMRLGGGRKHGRTWIANAAIDPTTVPTLSQLRAQSTSSSQPIRSRPTPTLQRVDALEAQNNEKTAQITALTARLEAEQAAREAQEVRIAEMMQIMQALGQKTGVPVQMSAPPHQVPHAFAATPVSVKVHFSLV